The Chroicocephalus ridibundus chromosome 4, bChrRid1.1, whole genome shotgun sequence genome contains the following window.
tacatTGAGAACTGAAGCATTTTCTCCCACCTTTATCTCAGTTCCTAACTCCAGGCACATTTTTCTGAGGAGCTGATAACCTTACAAGGTCTTTAAAGAAGGAATTACAGAAATTCAACATCCCGCTACTTGAGATACTTGCTTCAAACCATTCAAAGATAGTATCTGACTCAGAACAATGTCCATAATGTAAAGTTTATGCAGCTGAGACCTGGGAGGTCTCAAAACCGCAGAGGGTTCAAGGTATTATACATACTTTATGGCATGCTGATTTTCATCTCCAACAAATCACAAAACATTAGGATAGAAAAGGGAAGATCCATAAGCAACCAGGAGGACAAACTAGTAACAGATTTAAAGTTTTTCTCTTTGGACAGCCACACGCGTGCAGGGTGTTTATGTTATGCCCTAGAGATTATAAACACCCAATTACCGCAATCTGTGAACAGCACTCAAAATGGAAAGTTGGAAAAAAGACCCACGCAAACACAATGCACGTGAAATTTAACTTTTATTGTTGTGTTGATAAAACCCAAAGATCCCTCCCAGCAGCAACAGATGCAGAAGTTACCTGCAGAAAGGATACCTCTCTTCTTAATCTGTTTGCAAACCCAAGTACGCCAAGTGTGGAGCGACTGCATATTGACACAGTACAGGCACTGCTCAGTAGTAACAGAGATCAAGTTTCTTGGCATATTTCAATCCCATCCTTCCCTTAATATCGTAGGGTTTTCATAGAATTAAAGTAGTTAATGAGCTGCCTGtttattggattattttttttttgttgtagaattttaaaactttttattaaaTTCTACACATAGAATTTATATGCACAGATATACCTCCCCACATTTTGTAGTAGTTGGCAAGCCGTACCCAAATGCTACAGTTCAGAATGAAATTGCTACTGCATTTAGCAGCTCTAGCTGCACTAgagtaaatatttctgtagagTAACAAAACACACCTCTTTGTTCAGTAACACAAGGGATACAGGTTTTAAAATGCACATTCCTATCTTGTATCCATACCtttctttaatatatatatttatatatagctCTAAACCAAATCTCTACTAttttacaattaaattaaaacacatcCACAATTGGTATAACTAGTGATTTTGGTCTCAATACTTTAAACATTAGTTGTTCCACAAAAATATACAATTCAACGACATGGTTGCATCAGTCACATGAGGCCTTTTGAAAGAGGCCTATGACACAATCAACCATGCAATTCAGTGCTCAGTGTCatctgataaatatttatactgcATTTTCCAGCTATCAGTATCTTCAAAAATCCAAATTTCTCTTTGCAGGCTTACCATGCTTACATACATGCAGAAAGCAGTCACATTTTCTCACTTGCCTGGAGCaatcacattatttttcttttccaatacaTCAACTGACAAAGCACAAACTTCATGCTGCCATTTTTAGGTCGctaaccttttcctttctttcacataCTGAATTATTTCACAATGGACCGTACTGCTCCATGTGAAAAGACTAGGGATTAGCCACATAGTAAGAACTGCACTTTTCAGTTTAAGCCTCTAAGAATCAAATTACTAACAGTCAATTAGGATGCACTCATAGCTGCCGTACAAGTGAACAGACACCCAGTAGACAATCAAGTTAATTCTAGATACATAACCAAAGgtgaagctttaaaacaaaacaaaaacaaaaaagaaccccaaacctAAACTACACAAGTAGAGTCTCAAACCTGGTAGATTCCAGGAATTGGACCTCTGTCCAGAAAAAGTTTCTTCAAAACGGCACACAAAACCCGTGCCACCGTCAACTACGCTTGAAATAAGACATTAATCTCTTATACCTGGAGAGTTCCTTATTACCACCACAGCACCATTCCATGTAAAGTTTTACAGCAATGGTGATGTAGCACTTCCCTGGCAGAAAAAAGAATCCCCCAAGTCAGGAGCAGTCAGTAATAAAACCCCAGACGAGTTCACGTGTCAGGGTAACCTGGCATAGAAGCCTCAAAACATTTTACTCttataaatgtaataataatttagGTACTAACTATTCCAAGACCATCAGTCTGTAGATAAGACTACAACAGAACACACTAAAAACACAAGAGAGGTATGACAATTAAgatgaatatttcttttaaacagcagAAAGTCAGGGAAACATCTGGAATTCTTTTGCACTGCATTAATATATCTTCTgtttttgaatataaaaatacatcTAGAGAGTCAATCCAGAACTGCACACACAattgcatttttccccttaaCTGCTTCAAAATTAGTACAAAATAATATAAGTTACAGGAATGATTGTTTCAAATCTGTAAATGTCAGCTATTACAAAATCATTATATGAGAACACCAACTGTAAATTATTTACAGGCGAGGTAATACTATTTCCAGAGTAACGAATTACAATTTAGCAGAAGTGTAAAAATAATGTACTCACCAAAACATTACAAAATCTGGTATCATTATCAGCTACACAGTAGATCATGATTAGGTTTTGTAGTTGATATACAACATATTCTTAAGAAAAGTGCCAAAATACTGCTACATAagaatctttttttcaaaaatcattcagcaaaaaaacctgcagattcTATGTTAAGTAATgccaaaagaaaagaggaaaaaagggatgcCGATTGTACATCTTATTAAACGcccttgaaaaaaaatctctaaattcACTTTCATGCTTAAGGGTCTGATATCAAAGAgacctattaaaaaaatcaatagaaatatcaacatatatgcttttatatatgCTTTTTCGGGGTATCTTAGGCCATTTTAGAAGTACACATTCCTCTTAAACTGTGAAACACATGGGGACTGAAAACATTCTAAAAACAGCTGAACTGCCGAGGGCTGCTGTGATCAGTGGCACGAAGTCCAGCTGGACGCCAGTCACTACTGATGCACCCCAGCGGTCTGTACTGGGGTCCATACtctttaacattttcattaataacaTGGGCGACGGGACAGAGCACACTCCCAGCGAGCCATTCAAAGGGAcctcagcaggctggagaaacggGCAAAGAATCATCTCAGGAAGTTCAGCGAAGGAAAGTGCAAAGTCCTACAtctgggaaggaataaccccaagcaccagtacaggctggggggaCAACCAGCTGCAAAGCAGCCTTGCAGAGAACGATCCCAAGCTGACTGCGAGCCACCACGTGCCCTTGCGGCAAAGAAGCCCAGCAGCCTCCTGGtctgcattaggaagagcagtaagttgagggaggggattcttcccctctgctcagccctcgtgAGACACAACGCaagtgctgggtccagttttgggctccccagttcaataCGTACAAGattgagtccagagaagggccacagagGTCGTTAAAGTGATTGGAGCACCTGACAGACAAGGAGgagctgagagaactgggattgtctagcctggagaagagaaggctcagggctgATCTTACCAACATGTGTAAATGCTGGAtagagagaagtgaaaaaaaaagagccacaaccttctcaggAGCATCCAGTGActggacaagaggcaacgggcacaaataGAAATACAGGAAtctccatttaaacataagaatgGACCTTTGTAGTGTGAGGGAGATcaaaacactagaacaggttgcccagaggtcTTCTGGAGTCTCCACCTTTGGAGACGGTTAAAAACCCAGCTTGTcacagtcctgagcaacctgctctagctaaCCCTCCTCTGAGCAGGGGGGTtagacgagatgatctccaggaGTCCCtccaacctcaatcattctgtgattctatgaaaaggacaGGGTCTTTTGTAGCCCAGGCACTGGATCAACTGAGTCACAAAGCAAACTATAAAAATGTAAGTGGAATATATTTCTCTTTAAGTTATTGCATACAATGTTAATTTTGCTGCCTGCGTTTTGCTGATCTCATTTTTTCAAATCTTGACTCCATTTCTTCCAGGACCTTTGGTGTATATCGCACAACTAATTTAACTTTTCCTTGAGCGGCCTTCAGCAGTTCCACTGCTTTTTCATGGTGTTCGCCTTCGACGCTCTGCAAAGCATAAACCATGAAGTACAGGATTAGTAAAGACACACActgaaaacagatatttttcatttttttaacaacGTCTATGTAATGAAATATTGAAGTATTTATTCTAGTTTGAAGACCACACAAGGACAATGTCACCCAAGTTCAGGATTTACTCTTCAGCAAATCAGTAAAGAGGAGACGATAAATATACTAATTAGTATTAACAAAGGAGTAGTGCAAAACTTTTGGTTAggtttatgctgaacaattaaatTCTGTATTCACATACAGTAAGCACAACAAGAATAACATTAGGCAATTATGAAATTATACTTAAAAATCAGCAACTTCAGGAGGACACTTATTTAAAACtcaagattgtttttcttttttttggcatgcATTCTAAATTCAGCTTTCACCCTCAATTTGCCTAATAACTTGCCACAGACCCCTGCAAGACAGCTGCCTTCTTGACCTTATCCTGTGTTATGACAAGGCAAACCAGTGCATACTGGGCACCTGCACCACAGCAGCTAACATGCAGTGTGCCGCTTCCCTCAGTGCTCCCCACGTCTCTCACTAAATGCAAGGTATTCAAGTTAATTTCCTCTAAACTGATTAAGAATAGCCTAACCCAACTCaataagaacagaataaaaatactttcctaaAACAACTCTAAGAATTTATTAGGGTTATATTAGACTCATCTAATAACACATTTTAAGCAACAGTCCTCAACAACTGCATCCAAACATACATTCCTGGACAACATATATTTTATCAGCAAAACTTATTTCTCCCAAACTTATTAAACACAATGATGGGACTACCCCAAGCCTACCTCCCACTGGTGCTATTAGAAGCTAGAAGGCAGGTGATGTACCTGTTGATTGGAGGGTTTCCCCGTTACTATAAAGTTacttacagaaagaaagacaacagttaaaaaaacccaagttattTCTCTTCTATCAGACTTAGACAACACATATATTTGAATATGTTCCTTTTTTGTTATTCAAGTGGATGTGTAGGCTGTTCTGTTTAAAACTGGTAGTAAAAGGTTTGTAAAGTTCTACGTTTAATTATATCAAAACACCTAAAATTCTGCGGTACACTCCAGAtctcccagctgaaaaaaaataaagtggttttaTGGCACATTCACTGCAGTCTTggcagtggcttttttttttttttaaataattagaaGTTACAAGAAAATGCCTGTCATGTATTAAGATGACATGATTCCATCTGTAAACATCAGAAGATGTTTCTTCTGAGACCACATTAGCATTCTCAACAGTACTTTATGCATTCACTCACTATATTCTTACAATGGCTACATGTATTTAtacgtgtgcatgcacacacgcacacacagagccaTTGTTAGCTGTACCAGCTGTTTGATGACCAAGTTCAGTTTTGGGTGGAGccgtggttttgttttctttaagaggGTCTGTGGGTGAGGAAGGCCTCATCTGAAGACAGTTCTACACCTGTCCCTCAATGCTTCAAAATAACAGGAAGGCTAGGCCAAGGACAGTTGCGTCACTATGGCCATGACTTCTCTTGTGACTCCTGAAAAGGACAGCTGGACTGCCAGGTAATAGTCAGGAGCTAAGTATATCAAAGATTTGTGCTAGCGGGGCCTTCCTAGAGTACAGACACCCAGTAAGTCCCAATTCCTTTCatgtgtgaaaaaaaaccccttgggCTAAAGGGCATAAGATTTAGTTCGACCCtcagtcttaaaataaaattgagtttGCAGATGTAATggtgaaaacattaattttaagcTAGCATACAGCTTCTCTGTAAATAAAAGCAATGGTTTGAGAGATATTTATGTGCATTTGACTAACAGCTGCCATAAGTCAAAGCCTGTCCATAGCCTCCTCTTTCCAGTCaccctgtgttttgctttttgcattcTAACTCTTCAGAAGAGGatacttattaaaaataaatatccacaACAGCACTTTAGACATATACTCCTTAAAATATGCTAGAAAGCCTCTATTTATGAAGCTTAGTACGcttaagtggaaggaaaaaaaattaacaactgaaGATAATAACACCTTGTAGAGCCGTCTTATTACCACTTCCATTATGCAGTAGCATTTTCATTGGGATAATAAGAATCTGGTCAGTCTAACGCAACATAGCATAATTTACTACTTACCTTAGAAGGTGCAGGAAACTATATTAATTAAAATCTGCATTGTGAAACTTTGATGAAGGAGGAAGCCATAGCGGCAGTTACTATTCCACAAAACAATACTTTGACTAAATTTATACAACCCCTCAGAATCTGAATTACTGACATAAATAGTATCGTTCCCAGATGAGACAGATAATCAAAGCATAATCCTAGATCTCTCAGTGCACACAACTCTACAGAAACCTAGGCAAGTTGCTCTTGCAAGgacaaaaagaaactattttgcCAAGATTAAAAGAGGACATCGAGCTTGTGCCATGTATATTCTCTGTGTGCCCCCAAGTGGAAACAAGTAGTTATTGCTACATAAAGTGAAAACCAATTCCTACCACTCCGTTTACAGAAAGCAGCTGGTCTCCACGCTTCAGGCCTCCATGTCGATCAGCTATACCGCCAGGGATAATTCGAGAGATATAGATTGGAGAGTTTTGTTCTTTGCCTCCCATAATGTTGAATCCAAGACCTTCTTCAGTTTTGGGTAGTTCAACCACTCTGGGATGGGAATGACCTTCACTAGCAGCAAATGCAGCTACAGTGGCCTGTAAGAAACAAGATCTTCCTATttataagaaattaaatatagACACCTTAGCTAGACACAGTGAGCAggctgaaaaagtatttttatctcTGAGACCTTAAATATGAAGACAAATGAGATTAATTTCCTAGATACCAACACTAGTATGAAAAATTTACAACTcccagaataaaattaaaacagaaaaacttaaaaataacagGTCTTTTGTTACACCTTTTAATAACCCATTAAGCTTATCCATTTTATCAGACTTCCAGATAATATCCgtctgaattttaaataatcttcttCTGCTTCTAAAGTAACAAACTACTGTATTTTACACAAGTTATAGTTTGGCTTTTACCTTTGCTGTTGCATTAGCTCTAACTTCTGGGCTACTGCTGATATCCACAGTTTCATATACGTGTTCATACACCTTTAGAGACAAAACAGTTTAAGTATGGGGAAAACAGGTACTTTTCTGCTTACATAATATAACAAAATATCAGATACAACTCAAAAACGTGTAAACTAAAAACTACATACCTCTAATAAGAAGTTACTCCCTGATTCGCTACAAGGTGTCAAGTGACAAATCTACCACTCTATGAAGAAACAACTCTCTTGACATCTTTATTACTCAGTTAATCCATGCATATCCAGGTTTCaacctaaatcttccctccttcTACAGCATTCAGACATCACCATGAAATGCTTAGGGCTAGCCTAACACACCTGACTGGAGACACGGATGACTATCTTCTCATGTTTGATTCAAGCGGGAACTCTTCAATAAGGACACATGCAAAAATCACTTAGAGGATAGCTCTTCAAATCTCTCCTGACAACCCATCCCTGCCCGCAAAACCCCAAATTTTTCTTCAACTGATGCAACTAATTGAAtatcttaagaaaaataaaaatattgaaaacataGAGGCAAGTAAGAATACTAATGCTAAGGAAGTGCTTACTCTGAGGGCTAAGCCACATCCTCCTATCTACCTGGCAATTATTTGGACTTGCTAAGAAATAAACACACTGTCCTTGATAGGATGAAAACATTAAGATGACACCTGTGTCTACAAACAGATGTTTTAACTCATTCCAGGTGTTATCATCAGTGGTAGCatcaacagcaaaagaaaggcaTATTAAATCACCTAAAAATCTCCAGAAGAGAATCTGTAACGTGGTGCAAGGCGATGTGGATTTGGCTTACAAGAAACAGAGGCAATTGATACTTTGTCCATTTTTacgttcatagaatcatagaatgttggaagggacttttaaaggtcatctaatccaacccccctgcagtaagcagggacatcttctaggctcagagcctcatccagcctggccttgaatgtctccagggatggggcatccaccacctctccgggcaacctgggccagtgtctcaccaccctcattgtaaagaacttcatcctaatgtctaatctaaacctgccctgctctagtttaaaccattgcccctcatcctatcgctacgtgcccttgcaaacagcccctccccagctttcttataggctcccttcaggtactggaaggccactataaggtctccctggagccttctcttctccaggccgaaaaaccccaactctctcagcctgtcttcacaggagaggtgctccagccctctgatcatcttcatggccctcctctggacccgctccaacaggtccacatccttcttgtgctgaggatcTTGTGCTAGCAGACAGTAAAGACAGACTCTCAAAATAACCTCTAAAAAGTTATTTGCTCCTGAGCCACTATTTAATACACCTATGctattccaaattattttcttttgaactttAAAAGTGAGCCTTGTTTTATTAAGGTATTTATTGTTGTAAATCAAATTcagcttttagaaagaaaatcagattatTGCACTgagcacaaaaaggaaaaagtaaaacgTACTGTTTTTTCACTCAAGACAACTGCTTACGTCAAGTTAACTTACCTCCCTTACAGCATTACAGAATTCACTTTGAAGGACCCTTTGCAATGCCTGCAGCTTTTGTGGTGGCACTTCTCCACTTCTCTGCAATTTTTCCAGCAACTCAATTGCTCTGCAGAtgtctacagaaaaataaagcactatTAATGAGGAATGATTAAGAAAATTCAAGTGGtgatttgttgtttgttttttttttaacttaagttAATGGAGCAGCATGTGTGCACTTGTATACACCTTAAAACTATGTATTAGTTTCCTTTCTCCCATAAAACTATGTATCTACAAAATGTTACAATAAAACACTGTACTTTCAGACAATTTAAGTCAACCACAGCAACCCAACCCTGTAAAATATCTGGAGGTATCACTGCCATATGCATTTTACAAAGACAATGTGATTTTTCCTTGAAGTTTAAATCAGACTGAAGTATTTAATAGGTATATACAGTATCATCGTTTCATATGCTCACTTCATAATTTACCTACTGCACAGATAACATTTTGTTAAAACCACCTAGAATATTGTCAAATATATTATCTAAcattccttttaaattaaaaaaatcagttcaacAAGAGTACATTCAATATTTCCCCTACAACAGGGCTGAGAACTATCTGGTCtattcccccctgcctcccccaaagTGCttagaaaaacaaccaaactccTTTTGATGTTCTCAGTTGAGAGAGAATATCTCTGTAGTCTAGAACCCTCAACCCCAAACCTCTTCGTTCGTTCCTAGAAATTTGTTCCTAAGAACTCGCGTTGTGCATATAAATGCAGATGCTGCTTTGTGAAACTGAACTCCCTGTGAAAGATTTGATTCCCGACCAGTGCAGCTCAAGACAGGCATCAAACGCTATGTGACATGCTCCTGGCAGCTCTACAAGAGCAAAATACATTCATATCCCTCACTTGTATTTCCAAAGTGTTACATTAGTGATGACTCTGAATCACGCAAGTCCTGGAACAGAAGTAGAACAGTCTCTCAGAAAAGCAGATAGAAAGGATTACCTTCATTATCACAAAGGCAAAGAAGCAGTGATTAATCTACTATATAAATAAGGCACagtattattttagaaaaggatGAAGTCTGGGACACTGCTATATCCCAAATGCattacttccttttttctgtaattaaccTTTAGGCAATCATTTTTCATGTGGATTCACGTCTACTCAATGGTGTGACGTCAGCACAGATGATGTGCAATAGCCACAAACTTTTCCTGAAGGCTGAGTGTAAAGAGAGAGAATTTACGTAACAGTGGAGTGTTTACAGAGAATTTACAGAAGACAGTGGGGTGTATGTTCTGAAATTGAGGTGAAGTGCACCGTCAGGAGACAACCAACTGCAATGTTCTGTCCACTCCTGTGAATTATCAGATGTATCTTACTGACTACTACACTGAGATTGGGTGGCATGGTCAATTAAACAAGGTATGAATTAACCTCACAGACTGGTCATCCACAGACTGGAAACAAATCCTTCATGGAAAAATATCCAACTATTACCGCTACAGCCACAAGACACAAATTGGTTCAGATGAGAGTTAAGGTTTCTATGTGCCATGAGAACTTGGCAGGTTTTGGCAAGCATTTCCAAGCTTTACAAGCATCAGTTATCTAACACAAAGAAATATCAAAACCTAAATTTCAAAACCTATTATTAATCCCAAGTCTACAATGAACTCATTTCACACAGGCATGCATATTTGCTATTTGTACcactaaaaaatgaaaacaatgcttctcaagcttttaatttcctaacactcattttgtatttcatttaacTTACAAAATAGCTGGTGAAAATAAAGATTCTAGATGTGATTGTTTATTaatctttaaatctttttatgaTGCAAAATCACCAACATCCTTAGTAATCCTTGTGTTCAGCAATAGCAGAACACAATATCTTAATTTCATGAAGTCTTGCACTGAACAGCTTGAAGTAGAATGATCAACAAATGGTAATAGCAGCACTTCCAATCCTGCAACACTCCATATCCTCATGATAAAAGTCTAGTAAGTCTGTAAATTACAATACAGCtctcatttaaatatttgcagatgtTTGCAAACAAACGGCTATTTCATGCACATAAACAATACAGTTCTAGGCAGTCATTCTCAAGCCTGTGGTCCATGAACCTCATTAAGCTGTAGGGTGCATGAACTTGTTGTCTAACAGGTTGATTAGGATACTGCAGGAAATTCTGAAGGGTGATAGCAATCTACTGATCCAAGAAGTAGCTGCAGAAATCAAGACTCCAGAATTCCATTTgctaatttctcctttttttttttttttttttttgacttccaTGTTTCACCAATAAACTAGATATATTTCCTACCTGGATCTCCTAACAGGCTAAATGCTTAACTACATAGCATTTTATACCCTAAGGTAAAATTGGTTAGTTTGGGAACCGGCTATGTCTTTCATAAAGCGCAGAGCAAGAGCACAGAATCAGCTTGTCAAAAAGTGACTGGGATATGGTGAACTGGACTCCTTTTAGGTGAAACTAAAGCAGAAGATGCACTTTAATTAAAAAGGGCTTGAAGACCAAAGGCCAACCTGCTGCTGTAAAGTAAAAGCCCAAAGCAGACAAACACAGCATGAAAGCTGGGTCCTCAGCACTCTACAGATCCCCTTTTATCACACTGTACCTCTTGCTCAGgtagacagaatcacagaatcatagaatggtttgggttggaagggaccttaaagaccacctagttcccctgccatgggcaggggcaccttccaccagaccaggttgctcaaagccccatccagcctagcaGTGGAACCCACTGTAAATCAGATTcagcttttagaaagaaaatcagattattgcacaaacaaaacaactttttccccaacagttgttttgttttatcctgTTGACAGGATCCCATTACACCAGCCTGAACGTGAAATTAGCGTAACTTTCTCCTACTGAACTGCATTAGGCAACGTTAGTCAAAAGCTGAAGATTCAATCTCTCCCAGCAATACTGCTCCGGAAACGAACTAGTTTAGCTGGGAACAAGTGGCAAAACAGACTTTCTCTTCAAGAAAAGATTGTTGACTACTCTGCTGATGTAATTGGCTTTCTCCTGAACTACTGCTTGGGGTACGATCAGCTGAAAGCTGTCTTCGACTACGGTTCGGCCAACTGTTCAGCACCAGAGACTGAAATGAACACTACAGAATTGTTTCAGGATGGATTTCAACACGGATCGATGTAGAAATAACTCCAGAAGTAGGTGATTAAAATCACCCGTAAAACTCATTGTAAAATGGAATACACACATAACtaagaaatagattttattttaaccttttcatCCCTTTTGTATCAGTTGCCTGTTCTTCACAAATAACTTTTTGTGATTATGGGATACTACATTGAAGTCCTAAAAAAAGAGACACATTGAAACTAAAAGaacgaggaaaaaaaagccagcaagaTGCCACCACTCCAAGCATATGTgtgaacaaaacacagaaaaagggaATCTGCTGTGTCCTCATAGATACTCCTGATTAACCACCTCCGCTGCTTATGTTCAAATAGTCTGGATTCCTAAGGTGTATGCAGAGTTATCACACATCACCACTGAACCATAACAATAACttcaaaatgttaaatattgCTTTATCCCTGC
Protein-coding sequences here:
- the LIN7C gene encoding protein lin-7 homolog C — its product is MAALGEPVRLERDICRAIELLEKLQRSGEVPPQKLQALQRVLQSEFCNAVREVYEHVYETVDISSSPEVRANATAKATVAAFAASEGHSHPRVVELPKTEEGLGFNIMGGKEQNSPIYISRIIPGGIADRHGGLKRGDQLLSVNGVSVEGEHHEKAVELLKAAQGKVKLVVRYTPKVLEEMESRFEKMRSAKRRQQN